A stretch of Paenibacillus peoriae DNA encodes these proteins:
- the queF gene encoding preQ(1) synthase: MTGRTPEEMTDVTLLGNQGTQYTFAYDPAILESFDNKHPYRDYFVKFNCPEFTSLCPITGQPDFATIYISYIPDIKMVESKSLKLYLFSFRNHGDFHEDCVNIIMNDLIKLMDPRYIEVWGKFTPRGGISIDPYTNYGKPGTKYEQIAEHRMMNHDMYPEKVDNR; encoded by the coding sequence ATGACCGGAAGAACACCCGAAGAAATGACCGATGTTACCCTGCTTGGCAATCAAGGCACACAATACACTTTTGCCTATGATCCCGCCATTCTCGAAAGCTTTGATAATAAACATCCCTATCGGGATTATTTTGTAAAGTTCAATTGCCCGGAGTTCACCAGCCTGTGTCCGATTACAGGACAACCTGATTTTGCAACCATCTACATCAGCTACATTCCCGATATTAAAATGGTAGAAAGCAAATCCCTTAAGCTGTACCTGTTCAGCTTCCGTAACCACGGCGATTTCCATGAAGACTGCGTCAACATCATCATGAATGACTTAATTAAGCTGATGGACCCTCGATACATTGAAGTATGGGGCAAATTCACGCCACGCGGCGGCATCTCTATCGACCCGTATACCAACTACGGCAAGCCAGGAACAAAGTATGAACAGATAGCGGAGCACCGCATGATGAATCATGATATGTACCCAGAAAAGGTTGATAACCGTTAA
- the queE gene encoding 7-carboxy-7-deazaguanine synthase QueE yields the protein MSNTVTSHQPMTASHGTQIAPIPVLEVFGPTVQGEGMVIGRKTMFVRTAGCDYRCSWCDSAFTWDGSAKDQIRRLSATDIWQELKAIGGERFSHVTLSGGNPALLPQLGELITLLRSQGIATAVETQGSRWQEWLYDIDEVTLSPKPPSSGMTTNWDVLDDIVARLSNRKRASESQATSHVAIATDLKEPANESARLYTGACSLKVVIFDDTDLAYARTVHERYPHVPLFLQTGNPDVNTENTGQIAESLLHRYEWLIDRVMDDSLLNDVRVLPQLHTLVWGNKRGV from the coding sequence ATGAGTAATACTGTGACTTCTCACCAACCCATGACAGCCTCCCACGGCACCCAAATAGCCCCTATTCCCGTACTGGAGGTGTTTGGTCCCACCGTTCAGGGCGAAGGTATGGTCATTGGTCGTAAAACGATGTTTGTTCGTACCGCAGGCTGCGATTACCGTTGCTCGTGGTGTGACTCCGCCTTTACCTGGGACGGCAGCGCCAAGGATCAGATCCGTCGTCTGAGTGCCACAGACATTTGGCAGGAGCTGAAGGCCATCGGTGGCGAACGGTTTTCGCATGTGACTCTTTCTGGAGGCAATCCTGCCCTGCTACCGCAGCTTGGGGAGCTAATCACCCTGCTGCGCAGTCAAGGCATTGCCACCGCTGTCGAAACACAAGGCTCCCGCTGGCAGGAATGGCTGTACGATATCGATGAGGTAACCCTATCCCCGAAACCGCCCAGCTCTGGTATGACGACCAACTGGGATGTGCTGGATGATATTGTCGCCCGTCTGTCAAACCGGAAGAGGGCTAGTGAGTCCCAAGCGACGTCCCACGTCGCAATCGCAACAGACTTGAAGGAACCCGCTAATGAATCTGCGCGGCTCTATACCGGAGCTTGCAGCTTGAAGGTCGTCATCTTCGATGACACCGATCTTGCCTATGCCCGCACTGTTCACGAGCGCTATCCACACGTACCGCTGTTCCTTCAGACGGGTAATCCAGATGTAAACACGGAGAATACCGGACAGATAGCGGAGTCTCTACTCCATCGTTATGAATGGCTTATCGACCGTGTCATGGACGATTCCCTACTAAACGATGTAAGAGTACTCCCGCAGCTCCACACCCTCGTATGGGGCAACAAACGCGGCGTATAA
- the queD gene encoding 6-carboxytetrahydropterin synthase QueD: MREPGTFRIVDKLQEFGTDIERSQLRYHRKRVLVSKQFTFDAAHHLHCYEGKCKNLHGHTYIVVFGISGIPGETGLTLDFGDIKTIWKERIEPFLDHRYLNETLPPMNTTAENMVVWIFEQMETALTSEAYCNRVEGGRTEFVRLFETPTSYAEFRREWMLDE; this comes from the coding sequence ATGCGTGAGCCAGGTACCTTTCGCATTGTCGATAAGCTCCAAGAGTTCGGGACAGACATTGAGCGCTCTCAGCTGCGTTATCACCGCAAACGTGTACTCGTCAGCAAACAATTTACATTCGATGCAGCACATCATTTACACTGCTACGAAGGCAAATGCAAAAATCTGCATGGACATACCTATATCGTCGTATTTGGCATAAGTGGTATACCGGGCGAAACGGGTCTAACGCTGGATTTTGGTGACATCAAAACGATCTGGAAAGAGCGGATTGAGCCTTTTCTGGACCACCGTTACTTGAATGAGACGCTTCCTCCAATGAATACAACGGCGGAAAATATGGTCGTCTGGATCTTTGAACAAATGGAGACAGCCTTGACCTCGGAGGCATACTGCAACCGTGTCGAAGGTGGACGTACCGAGTTTGTACGGTTGTTCGAGACACCTACCAGCTACGCCGAGTTCCGACGGGAGTGGATGCTCGATGAGTAA
- the queC gene encoding 7-cyano-7-deazaguanine synthase QueC, which produces MFANEKAVVVFSGGQDSTTCLFWAKKHFAEVETVTFDYGQRHKQEIEVAAGIARELGVPQTVLDMSLLNQLAPNALTRTDIDITQQEGELPSTFVDGRNLLFLSFAGVLAKQKGARHIITGVCETDFSGYPDCRDSFIKSLNVTLNLSMDYPFVIHTPLMWLNKAETWHMADELKAFEFVRTRTLTCYNGVIGDGCGECPACKLRRAGLEQYLAVRGASSQGVEGHA; this is translated from the coding sequence ATGTTTGCAAACGAAAAAGCAGTTGTCGTATTCAGCGGCGGCCAAGACAGCACAACCTGTTTATTTTGGGCAAAAAAACATTTTGCTGAAGTAGAAACTGTGACGTTCGATTACGGTCAACGCCACAAGCAGGAAATCGAAGTAGCCGCTGGAATCGCCCGCGAACTGGGTGTTCCACAAACGGTACTGGATATGAGCCTGCTTAATCAACTAGCCCCTAATGCCCTCACACGCACAGACATTGACATTACTCAACAGGAAGGCGAACTGCCTAGCACCTTTGTAGACGGTCGCAACCTACTGTTCCTGAGCTTCGCGGGAGTTCTCGCCAAGCAAAAAGGAGCGCGCCACATCATTACAGGCGTATGTGAGACGGATTTCAGCGGCTATCCCGATTGCCGGGACTCCTTTATCAAATCGCTGAACGTCACACTGAATCTTTCGATGGACTATCCCTTTGTGATTCATACCCCGCTTATGTGGTTGAACAAGGCCGAAACTTGGCACATGGCCGATGAGCTGAAAGCTTTTGAATTTGTAAGAACACGTACACTAACGTGCTATAACGGCGTCATTGGCGATGGCTGTGGCGAATGCCCTGCTTGCAAACTTCGCCGTGCTGGACTGGAGCAATATCTCGCGGTGCGCGGAGCTTCATCTCAAGGAGTTGAAGGTCATGCGTGA